The region CACACCTGGCTCGACGACATGCTCGAGCCGACCCTGGCCCCGCTGATCGACTGGAACGCCATCGAGCAGGACGAGCGCGTGCTGCTCGGCCAGCGGTTGGCCGGCTGGAGCGAGAAGTACCCCGACGTCGAGGTCCGGCGCCTCGTCACCCGTGACCGGCCCGCCCACACCCTCGTCGAGGAGTCGGTCGGCGCCCAGCTCGTCGTGGTCGGGTCGCGCGGGCGCGGCGCGGTACGGGGGCTGCTGCTCGGCTCGGTCGCGCACGCCCTTCTGCACCATGCCCACTGCCCGGTCGCGGTCGCACGGCCCGACACGGAGTCCTGACTCGGGGCGCATCGTCGACACAGGACCACGGAAGAGGCCAGAGATGAGTTCGAGGAGCACCGGGCTGCCGGTCGTCGCGGGAATCGACGGATCGGAGCAGGGCATGGACGCGGCCCGCTGGGCGGCCGCCGAGGCCGACCGCCGGGGCGCCCCACTGCGGCTGGTACGCGCCTACCACTGGCCCCCTTCCGCCGGCAACGAGGGCGCCGACCTGTTGCGCGACCTCGCCCGACGCCAGCTGTGGGCCGCGGCGTCGGCCGCTCGCACGGTCGCCCCTGGGGTCACCGTCCAACGCCGGCACGTCGACGGCGACCCCGTCGACGTCCTGGCCGCCGAGTCAGCCGACGCCCGGATGGTCGTCGTCGGCACGCGGGGCCTCGGCGGGTTCACCGAACTGCTCGTCGGATCGGTCGCCGGAGGCCTCGCGGTCCGCGCCGTCTCGCCGGTGATCGGCGTCCGCGCCACCAGGGGTGACGTGGAGCAGCTTGCGACACCGGACCGGGTGCGTCCAGTCGTCGTCGGGGTGGACGGATCGCCTGCGAGCGAGGCCGCCCTGGCATTCGCCGTCCAGACCGCGGACGCGTGGGGCGCGCCGCTGGTCGCCGTGCACTCCTGGACCGATGCCGATGCCGACCACCCGGAGCTCAGCCCGCGGGATCTGCTGGTCGAGGCGGAGACGGAGGAGAAGGAGGTGCTGGCCGAACGGCTCGCGGGCTGGTCGGGGAAGTACCCCGACATCCGCATCCGGCGCGAGGTCCTCCGGGGCTCCGCTGCCCGGGCCCTGCGGGAGCGGTCGGAGAACGCCCGGCTGGTCGTGGTCGGTTCCCGCGGGCGGGGGTGGGCGACGCGAATGCTGCTGGGCTCGGTCGGCCGTGCGCTGCTGCACCACGCACACTGCCCGGTCGCGATCGTCCGTCCGGAAGAGGCGGCCACGACCACACGGTGAGGGCACCGACGAGCCCCCGGCGCGTCGGTGCCCCGTGGCGTCGGCGGCTCCCGCGGCGCCCTGACCCACCGCGGTCCCGCCCGAGGCTCAGACCGCCGTGGTCCGGGCCCCGGACGGCGACCTCGCGGCCCCGATCCACGCGGCTTCGGCCGCCCGGACGGACTCCGCCAGGGGACCCGACGTCGGGACCGCGACCGCGTCGGGCCAGTCGTCGACCGCGCCGGCCATCGCAGTGGCGATCTCGGCGGTGGCGTCCGACGGCGTCACACCCCGGGAACGAATCCGCCTCCGCGCCGTGTCGGCGCCGGCCCGGCATTCCAGCTGCACGAGCGCACTGCCGCTGCGGGCCGCGAGCTCGATGGCGGCAGTGCGGTGCGCCGAGGAGATCCACGACGCGTCGAGCACCACCGACTCGCCCCTCCCGAGCAGCTCCTCGGCCCGGCGCAGCAGCTCCCCGTAGGTGGCCTCGGTGTGCGCGGCGGCATAGAGACCGGTGCCGTACGGCGCGGCGGCGGAGGCGCCGGGGTCGATCCTGGCGAGCTCCTTGCGGATGCGGTCGCTCGACAACAGCACCGCTCCGACCCGGTCCGCGAGCGCGCCCCCGACGGTGGTCTTGCCCGTCCCCGGGAGGCCGCCGACCAGCACCAGCCGGACCGCACCCCGTTCCAGGTGACGCAGGGCCAGCTCGAGATGCTCCGCCGCGTCGATCCGGGCCCCGGCGTCGCCCTGCGCGTGGCGCAGGCAGGCGACCTTCGCGCGGACCACCGCCCGGTAGGCGATGTAGTGGTGCCGGAGCGCAGGCGGGGCGGGGTCGGCGGAGAACTCGACATAGGTGTCGAGGAAGAAGCCCGCGGCCTCGGGGGCGCCGAGCCGCTCGAGATCCATCGCGAGGAACGCGACGTCGTCGAGCCCGTCGAGGTAGCGGAGGCGGTCGTCGAAGTCGAGACAGTCCAGCAGCCGCGGGCCGTCGTCGAGACAGAAGACGTCGTCGGGCAGCAGATCGCCGTGCCCGTCGACGACGCGGCCGCGCGCCTGGCGGTCGGCGAACAGCGCGCAGCGTCCGCGCAGGAACCCCAGTGCCAGCCGCCCGACCCCGTCGAGGAGGTCGCCGTGGACCGGGTCGCCACGGAAGGGTTCCAGCTCGTCGAGGTTGTGCCGCCACCGCTCGGCCAGCGCGTGCCGCCCGCCCTGCACCTCGATCTCCGGGTTGCGGGCCGCGCGCGCGTGGAAGGCCGCCATCAGCCGGGCCGTCGCCCGCAGCGGCTCCGTCACGTCCCGGCCCTGTCGCACGAGCGTCGAGAGCCTGCGTTCGGCGGGCATCCGCCGCATGACGAGCATCGGTTCCACCGTCGGCCCGCCGTCCGGTCCCGGTTCGGTGATCTCGCCGGTGCCCAGGTAGACGTCCGGGGCCAGCCTGCGATTGAGCACCAGCTCCCGATCCAGCGCGGCGCGG is a window of Pseudonocardia sp. T1-2H DNA encoding:
- a CDS encoding universal stress protein; translation: MSSRSTGLPVVAGIDGSEQGMDAARWAAAEADRRGAPLRLVRAYHWPPSAGNEGADLLRDLARRQLWAAASAARTVAPGVTVQRRHVDGDPVDVLAAESADARMVVVGTRGLGGFTELLVGSVAGGLAVRAVSPVIGVRATRGDVEQLATPDRVRPVVVGVDGSPASEAALAFAVQTADAWGAPLVAVHSWTDADADHPELSPRDLLVEAETEEKEVLAERLAGWSGKYPDIRIRREVLRGSAARALRERSENARLVVVGSRGRGWATRMLLGSVGRALLHHAHCPVAIVRPEEAATTTR
- a CDS encoding bifunctional aminoglycoside phosphotransferase/ATP-binding protein encodes the protein MSPAAVRETHIGVVVLLGDRAYKLKKPVRTAFCDFSTAELRRAALDRELVLNRRLAPDVYLGTGEITEPGPDGGPTVEPMLVMRRMPAERRLSTLVRQGRDVTEPLRATARLMAAFHARAARNPEIEVQGGRHALAERWRHNLDELEPFRGDPVHGDLLDGVGRLALGFLRGRCALFADRQARGRVVDGHGDLLPDDVFCLDDGPRLLDCLDFDDRLRYLDGLDDVAFLAMDLERLGAPEAAGFFLDTYVEFSADPAPPALRHHYIAYRAVVRAKVACLRHAQGDAGARIDAAEHLELALRHLERGAVRLVLVGGLPGTGKTTVGGALADRVGAVLLSSDRIRKELARIDPGASAAAPYGTGLYAAAHTEATYGELLRRAEELLGRGESVVLDASWISSAHRTAAIELAARSGSALVQLECRAGADTARRRIRSRGVTPSDATAEIATAMAGAVDDWPDAVAVPTSGPLAESVRAAEAAWIGAARSPSGARTTAV